The nucleotide window GACCCGGATCGAGGACGTCATCGCGATGGTGGCTCTCTACCGTCCTGGACCGATGAACTGGATCGGCGACTTCATCGCAGGCAAACACGGCCGCCGTAAGATCGCCTACCTCCATCCGAAGCTCGAGCCCATACTCGCGGAGACGTACGCCGTCGCCGTGTACCAGGAACAGATCATGCAGATCTGCCGCGACCTGGCGGGCTACACGGCCGGCGAAGCCGATCAACTGCGCAAGGTCATCGGCAAGAAGATAAAAGAGCAGATCCCCAAAGAGCGCGCCAAGTTCGTGGACGGCTGCGTGGCGCACGGCATCGATGCGCCGCTCGCGGTTCGCATTTGGCAGTTCATCGAGCCGTTCGCCGGATACGGCTTCCCGAAAGCGCACTCAGTCTGCTACGGGCTGCTCGCGTACCGCACGGCGTGGCTCAAAGCGAATCATCCCCTTGCGTTTATGGCGGCGCTCCTGACGTCAGTGAAGGGCAACACCGACAAACTCGTTGAGTATCTCGCCGAATGCGCTCGCTCGGGACTGCGCATCCTGCCACCCGACGTCAACGAAAGCGGCACCGACTTCACCGTTGTGAGCGGCGCGATCCGATTTGGATTGGCCGCCGTTCGCAACGTCGGCGGCGCGGCAATCGAAGAGCTGCTCGAACGCCGCTCGAGCGGACCGCTCACGTCGCTCGCGGATCTCTGCACGCGTCTCGATTGCCGCATCGTCAACCGCCGCGTGCTCGAAGGGCTCGTGAAAGCCGGCGCGCTCGACGGCCTTCCGGGCAACCGCGCGCAGAAGCTCGCAGCGCTGGATGCCGCCCTCGATTACGGCCAGAAGCTCAGCGAGGAGCGCGCCCTTGGCCAGACCTCGCTCTTCACGTCCGCTGGCTCCGACCTTCCGCCTCCGCCGCTCCCAGAGATGCCCGACGTGCCGATGCAGCTGCGGCTCGCGCAAGAGAAAGAAGCGATCGGCCTCTACCTGTCGGGGCATCCGCTCGCCGATAAAGCGGCACAGCTCGCCACGCGCGCGACGTGCACCATCCGGGAGGTGCGCGACTTGCCCGAGGACGAGATCGTGAGCGTGGGCGGCGTCGTGACATCGGCGCGACGCGTCGTCACAAAAGCAGGCGGGCAGATGCTCGTTGGAGTGCTGGAGGATCAGACCGGCACGATCGAAGCCGTCGTCTTCCCCAAATGGTATGCACAACTGTCGCCGGTGTTCGCGGACGAAGCCATTATCGTCGTGAAGGCGCGAGTGAAGGAGCGGCGTCCGAACGGACCGGGCCGGACCGTCGGCCTCGCGCAAGACGCGGCGGATCCGGCGGCGGCAGCGGAGGACGAGCGGAAAGATCTGACGTTACAGGTGATGGAAGCGTGGCCGCTCGCGAGCGCTCCGGCCGTGGCACGCGAAAGGCTCGCGCGACGCGAAGAAGCGGTGCGTCAGCCCGCGGCCGAGCCTCTGACGGTACAACCGCCGGTCATCTCGCCGATCGCGATGCTGAACGTGCGTCTGAACGGGGAACCCGAGGACGCGCAGCGGCTGGGCCGTCTTCGAGACATCGTGACTGCGGCGCGCGCGGGCGACGGCAAGATCGTCCTGCACGCCGGAGCGCGAGGCGATACGCGATCGTTGAAGACGTCGGTCGTCATCACCGGCGCACTGCGTGACGAACTTGCCGCCGTCTTCGGCTTCGACAACGTCTGGGAAGCGGAGCCGCGTTGAACGCCCGATTGATCGCGATCGACCTCGACGGAACGCTTGTCGGCGACGACCTGACGATCTCGACCAGGGATCGCGCGGCGATCCGCCGCGCGATAAGCGGCGGCATAAAGGTATGCCTTGTCACCGGCCGTCTTTTTAGTGCGTCCAGGCGCTTTGCAGATGATATTGGACTTCGAGGACCGCTCGCATGCCTGCAAGGCGCCGCGATCTACGATCTGCAGACGGGAGGCCTCACACGGTCGTGGCCGCTCGCCGCGAAAACCGCGATACGCGCCTACGACTTCATGAAAGATGGCGGCTACCAGACTCAACTCTACTTCGGCGATACGCTCTTCGTGGACAGCGTCGACGAACGTACCGAAGAGTACTTGCGCCGATCGCGCATCGAACCCACGATCGTGCCGGACCTGCGATCGCTGCTCGTCGAACCGGGGCGCGCCTCAGGCACGCTCCTCAAAGTCTTGGGCATCGGCGCTGCGGCAGACGTCGAGCGCGATGTCGTCCGGCTCTCCGACGTTCTCGGCGCGCACGAAGCGAACGTGATGAAGAGCCAGCCGACCTATCTCGAAGTCACCGATTCCCGTGCGGATAAAGGAAGCGCTCTACGCTCGATCGCTGAGAGCCTGGGGATTTCGCTCGCGGAGACGGCGGCGATCGGGGACTCGGACAACGATGCGCCGATGCTGCGGATCGCGGGCGCGTCGTTCGCGGTGGCGGGCGCGACCGCGGCCGCGCGTCAGGCCGCCGCGCGAATGGTCGGCGCTCAAGGCATCGGCGTCGCCGACGCTATCGACGCGCTGTGCGATGCGGATGCCTGTGGCATCCCGTAAGCGATCTGCCGCTCGACGGCCGCGGCCGCGACCGCGTGTGCTTGCAGCTCGCATCCTCGGCCCGCTCTTGATCGTGGCAATCGTGGTCGGCATTGGTTATGCGGCCGTGCGCGCGTCGCAAGATCCGCGTTTAGCCCTCGTCGCGGTCAATGTCACCGGTTGCGACAGATCGGCGCCGGAGGACGTGATTTCTGCCGCGGCATTTCCAGTGGGTCAGAACATCTGGCTGCTCGACGTGGCCGGCGCGAAGAACCGCATCGAAGCGCTGCCCTGGGTGGGTACGACCGTCGTCCGGCGCACGTGGCCGAATCACGTCGCGATCGATATCGTCGAGCGGGTGCCTGTGGCTCGACTTGTCCTGCCGTCTGGGGGCGGCGAGGAACCAAGCGCAAGCGAGGCGCTGCTCGACGAGCGGCTGCGCGTCCTTGCAGTCGGGCCGCCGGACCCACGCGACCTCCAGTTACCAACCCTCACCGTCAACAGCCTCAGCTCCAACGCCGTTCGGCCAGGGGCCGATCTCCACGCCACAGCCGCCGCTCCGGCGCTCCGCGCGCTGCAATCCTTGCAAGCGGGCGGACTGGCCGTCGTCAGCGTGCAGCTGGACGACGTGACCGGCATCGCGGCGCAGAGCGCGAGCGGCATCCACGTCTTGTTCGGAGCGCCCGATGATCTTGCGCGCAAGATCGCGTTGTTCTTGTCGATCGAGAAAAAGATCAACCGGCCGCGAGACGTGCGCTACGTCGACGTCCGCAGTCTGCGCGCACCGACGGTGCTTTTCAAGTGACAGACGCAAAGAGGGAAGTCCCGTCGCAGTTGGAATTGCAATTCGCGGATGAAGCGGCGACCTCACACGGTCGCTCGTTGCGTTCTTGCCGGGAATCTATCCACAGGCTGTGGACAATTTTAGGGGTCGTCATTGGCTCGTAGCGACGTGGTTGCCGGATTGGATATCGGCACGACCAAGACAGCCGCGGTGATCGCGAGCATCGGGCGCGATGGTGCGATGGATATCATCGGATTCGGCGTCGCGCCGTCGCTCGGTCTGCGAAAAGGCGTGGTCACCGACCTCGAAGAGACGGTGCGGTCGATCGAAGCGGCCACCGAGAGCGCCGAGCGCATGGCCGGCACGCATATCGAATCTGCGTTCGTCGGCATCACGGGCGAACACGTCCGCTCCCAGAACGCGCACGGCATCGTCGCGGTCGGCAGCGATGAGCGCGAAGTCGCAGCGGGAGATGTCAAGCGAGTCGTGGATGCCAGCACGATCATCACGCTGCCGGCCGAACGTCAGATCATCCACACGCTTCCGCGCGAGTATTCCGTGGATGGTCAGAACGGGATCACCGATCCGGTCGGCATGTCCGGGTCGCGTCTCGAAGTCGACACCCACGTCGTCACCGCGGGCACGTCGTTCGTCGCGAACGTCTTGAAATGCGTGCATCGAGCAGGCATCGAGCCGACCGCAATCGTGTTCGAGCCGCTCGCTGCCGGCGCAGCCGTTCTTCTGCCGGAGGAGAGGAACGCGGGCGTCGTGCTGCTGGATATCGGCGGGGGCACGACAGACGTCGCCGTCTACTGGGGCGGCGGTGTGTACCACACCTGGACCGTGCCGGTCGGCGGCAATATCGTCACGAACGACATAGCGCTCGGGTTGAAGACCAGTTTTCAAGAGGCGGAGAATATCAAGCACGCGTACGGCACGGCGAACCTTGCGCTCGATCTGGGCGATGAGACCTTCGAAGTCAAAGCCCTGTCGGGGCGCACGTCGCGGGCGGCGTCGAAATCGTTTCTGCGCCAGATCATCGTCGCGCGCATGACCGAGATCTTCAAACTCGTACGCGCCAACTTGGCGCAGAATTGTCCGGCGGAGGTCATGCTCGCCGAACTCGTGCTCACGGGAGGCGGCGGCGAGCTAGCCGGGCTCGATTCGCTCGCTGCCGACTTTTTCGATTTGCCGTCACGTGTCGGCGTGCCCATGCACGTCGGCGGGCTGACGGAGACGATAAAACACCCGGCATACGCGACCGCGGTCGGACTCGTGCTCTTCGGAGCTCGATCGGATGCGGGCGCTGCGCCTTCGCGCTCAGGCGGTCATGGCATGGGAGGGCGCATAGCTAAATGGTGGCGAGAGCATTTGAGCTGAGCGCGGCTCACGCCGCGCCGGCCACGACAAGTTGCAGACCGGCCTCGTCCGGCAGAAGGAGAGTCTCATGACCGAACAACGTCGCTACGTGCCCGAACATATGGCGAACATCAAAGTGATCGGCGTCGGAGGCGGCGGTTGCAACGCCATAAACCGAATGGTTGACGCAGGCATCAACGGCGCCGAATTCTTCGCGGTCAACTGCGACATCCAAGCCCTCAAGAATTCGCGCACGGAAAATCGCGTGCAGATCGGCCAGAATCTCACGCGCGGACTTGGCGCCGGCGCGGATCCGGAGATCGGGCGGCAGGCGGCGGAAGAATCCAAAGAAGACCTGGCCATGCTGGTCGAGGGCACGGACCTCGTGTTCATCACCGCCGGAATGGGCGGCGGGACCGGCACGGGCGCTGCGCCGATCGTCGCCGAGCTCGCCCGCGCCGCCGGAGCGCTGACGGTCGGCGTCGTGACCAAGCCGTTCGGGTTCGAATTGCGCAAGCGTGCGCAGATCGCCGAACGCGGGATAGCCGAACTCGAACAGAAAGTCGACACGCTGATCGTCATCCCGAACGATCGGCTGCTGTCGATCATCGAGAAGCGGACGCCGCTGATCGAAGCGTTCCGTTCGGCCGATGACGTCTTGCGCCAGGGCATCCAAGGCATCACGGACCTCATCACCAATCCGGGCTTGATCAATCTCGACTTCGCCGACGTGCGACGGGTCATGACCGATGCGGGCTCAGCCCTCATGGGCATCGGCATCGGGACAGGCGAGCGGCGTGCTGCGGATGCCGCGCAAAAAGCCGTCTCGAGCCCGCTGCTCGAAGCCACGATCGACGGCGCTCGCGGCGTCATCTTCAACATCTACGGCGGCCCGGATCTCTCGATGTACGAAGTCAACGAAGCGGCCGATGCGATCGCGAAGTCCGTGGATCCGGATGCCGAGGTCATATTCGGCGCCACGATCGACGAGAAACTTGGGAACGAGGTCCGCGTGACGGTGCTCGCCACCGGGTTCGGCTCGCGCGCTCGCGAACGGCAGCGCGTCCTCGGCGTCGGGGATATGGAGAAGGTCAAGCCGATCAACATGGACGAGATCGAAGTCCCGGCGTTCCTGCGCTACAACAAGTAGTACGGCGAGCATCGCTCGACCACGCCGAAGGGGCCGACGCTAGTCGGCCCTTTTCTTCTCTACCCATTCCGCAAGGACATATCTGCACCGCGATTGCTCCGCACGCGCAAGATCGTCTGCGATGATCGCGCCGATAGCGGGGTGCATCGGCAAGGAAAGAAGCGCGGCGACAGGATGCCATTCGCAGCGCGCGACGCGCGGATCGGCAGAATCTCCGATGTCCCGGTCGATGCGCACGTCGAAGACGAGCTGAATGAGATGCCGTGAACGGTCCGGTGCTAGCACCTCGATGACATAGCGCAGATCGCCGATCACGCTGTTCACCGACGCTTCCTCTCGCATCTCGCGAGCGAGCGCGGCGTGCGCGTTCTCACCGTCATCGAGTCCGCCGCCAGGAAGCAGATAACTCGTCGTTTCGTCTTTGACGTGACGCGCGAGAAGTATTTCATCGCCACGCACTGCAAGCGCAGCGACGCGGATTCGAGGCATGCGGCGATCACTTTCCAGTTCGCGCGGGGCTCGCGAGGAGGTTTTTCACTTCGCGATTCCAATTGAACGGAGGACTTGATGACTTCGCGCCATCGTCACCGTGGCCTTTGCCCGTGATCCGGCGGCGTAAGGAGGATAGTGGATGAAGTCGGTCTGCCAAGATCATGTCGATCTGAGAGTACCGGTCGAGCAGGCGTACGAATTCGTGAGCGACACGGCGCGCTGGCCGATGTGGCTCGCGTTTGTCGTGAACGTTCATCCGCTTGACGAAGAGAAGATCCATCTCGGTTCGGAATTGCGCATCTGCATGGCAGCCGGCAAGCGGCGCCGCCAAGAGATCTTCGAGGTGACGCGGCACGTCGGGAATGCGTTCTTGTCGTTTGAGAGCGATCTTTCCGCAGCCCGTCGCATCGACTTCCGCTTCGAGCAGCGCGGAGCGATGTCGCGCTTGTCGCTCGCCGTTGGTTATCCGGTGTTCGGCGGAGTTTTTCCAGAGATCTGGGATGCACTTTTCGTCCGGCCCATGGTGCGGCGCGCGGTTCGGGAATCGTTGATCCACGTGCGCGGCGCGCTTGACGACGCTGCCGACATCGCACAAGTTCGGACGGGCTCGACGCACGATATGGATAGGCCGCTGGCAGACGAACACCGAGTTTCAGTCGTCGCCGAACCAGTCCAGGTGGCATAGCGCGCCGCGTATGCCCGTTTACGAATACCGCTGCAAGTCGTGCGGTACCACTCACGAGATCGAACACGGTTACAACGATGAGCGGCCGACAAAGTGCCCGGCCTGCGGCGGAGAACTCGTCAGGGTCTTTCATCCGATCGGGGTCGTGTTCAAAGGCAGCGGATTCCACAAGACAGACTACGCGAAGAGCGGCGTGAAGCCGGCGCCTGCATCCGACGGCAGCAAGTCGACAGAATCCAAGGCTGGCGAGACGTCGTCAACGCCTTCGCCGTTGAGCGATTCCGGCGCAGCCTCCTCCTCATCATCGGACTCCAAGCCGGCGCCGGCAAAGAAGTCGGAATCCACGTCTACGCCGGCTCCCAAGAGCGACAAGTGATCGCGTTCTTCTGGATTTGCGCGCTGATAAGCGTGGTCAGCATGACACTCGCCGCTCTCGCCTTCGCGAGAAGATTATCGGTGCTGGCGGCGGCGATCGGGCAGCTCGCCGAGCATCCGCTGTTCGCCACGCTGCGTTCAGCAGAAGCCTCAGGCGCTCAGATGGGCCACGCAGCCCAGAACTTGACCGACGCCATGCGCAAACTCGGCGAGGCGTTTCGAACAATCGGTGAATCGCTCGGCGCTGTCGCTGCATACGCCGGTTTCGTGAGTGCTATCGCGAAAAGCATCGAAGACTTGCTGGACGTGTTCGTGCCGACGCTGCGCGGCCCCACGCAAGAGATCTAACGCTCGATCCGGCAGCCGAACGCGGCGGACCAATGCGCGGCGAACGATGGGAACGACGTCGCGATGCAATCGGCGTCATCGATCTCGATCGGCGAAGCCAGGGCTGCTGCGAGAGTCGCTGCCGTGAGTCCGATCCGGTGATCGCCGAGCGTGCCGACGCGCCCCGGCGCGCGCAGCGAACGACCTTCACCTACGATGAGACCGTCGTCGAGCTCGTCGACGCGAGCGCCAAAGGCGCGCAGAAGTCCGGCGGTTGCGGCGATGCGGTCGGATTCCTTGACGCGCAATTCGGCGGCGCCGCGAACCTCGAGGCGTACGCCGGCGAGCGCAGCAAGGGCGCAGAGCGCCGGGATCTCATCGATGCAGTTCGGCACATCGTCGGCGCCGATCTGGACAGAACGCAGCGGCGCGCCGCCGGCCACCGAGATATGCGCTCGCGGTTCATTGGAGAGAATTTCCTCGTCGAGCGTTGCGAACTCGACGCCCATCCGCCGCATCACATCGAGTGCGGCGACGCGCGAAGGATTGACGCCGACATCGATAAGATCGGCGTTCGCGCGCGACGACATCGCGATGACGGTGATGAAGTAGACGGCGGCGGAGAGATCGCCCGGAATGAGGAGCTCTTCGATCGCCGTCAGTTCGCCCGGTTCGATTCGCACGGTGTCCCCTCGCGAGTCGATCTTCACACCCATCGCGGAAAGCATCCGCTCCGTATGGTCGCGTGACGGGTGCGGGCTTTGCACGGTCGTCGCGCCGCCGGCCCGAAGACCGGCCAAGAGCAATGCCGACTTCACTTGAGCCGACGCGATCGGCAGACGGTAGTCGATTCCGCGCAATCGCCCCTCAGAGCGCGTGATCCGGACTGGCGGAGTTCCGGCGGTCGTCTCGATCGCAGCGCCCATCAAGCGGAGGGGTTGCGCCGCTCGTTCCATCGGCCGGCGGCGAAGGCTGACGTCGCCGTCAAGCGTGCACGTGGTGCGCCCGGCGAGCAGTCCCATGGCGAGGCGGATGGTCGTGCCGGAATTGCCGCAGTCGACGTTCCCGGCTTCGCGTGCAAACGGTCGGCCGGTGACGCGAACAACGTCCGCGCTTTCTTCAATGGCAGCGCCGACCGAGCGCATCGCGGCGATGGTAGCCGCCACATCCTCTCCTCGATTGAGGCCGCGGATCGTCGTCGTGCCGCGCGCGCCGGCCGCCAACATCACGGCGCGATGCGAGATCGATTTGTCGCCCGGCACGCGGAAGTTCTTACCAAAAGCGGTGGGCGCGCCCAATCGAAGAACGCTCATCTCAAATCTCGATGCGCGTCTCCCGCGCACGCCACCTTTACGACGCCGGCCGACTATAGTCGCACGACCGGAATCCACGGGGCGGCGCGCGCAGAAAACGACGGGACAGGAGAACGGGTACGCGTACCCCAACGCAAACGAAAAGCGCGGGCAAGCAGCGCTTGCCCCTTGCGGTTAGTTAATCGAAAGGTCACGTCACGTTGGTCGCACTGAGACGCGTCAGCCTCGTCTCCGCCATCATGGCTTTTGCCCTGGTGGTCTGGGGAGCGGTCGTGCGCGTCAATGGCGCGGGTATGACCTGTCCGGATTGGCCGCGGTGCCAAGGAAGCTGGCTGCCCGCGCTCAACAATCCGACGTTGTACGAATGGTCGCACCGACTGGGTGCGCTCGCGGTCACCGCGATCATCATCGCGACGTTCGTGACAGCGCTCATCGCGCGCAAGCAAGCGCCCGCGGCATTCGCCGTTTCGTGCGGCAGCCTCGGGCTGATCGTCGCGCAGATCGGCGCCGGGGCGCTGACGATCGTCCTGCACAACAACCCGCCCAGCGTCGCGATCCACCTCGTGCTCGGTTTCCTGACATTCATAAGCCTACTCGTCGTGGCGGTCCTCGCATCGCAGACGCCCGCCGCCATGAGCGAACGCGAGGGCATGCAGAAAGCACCGGCGAGCTTTGCGACGCTCGCACTGCTCACCACGGTATTGGCGTTCGCCGCGATCTTCGCAGCCGGACTCATGAGCGCGGCGAATGACGGCCTTGCCTGCATCGGATTTCCGCTGTGCAACGGGTGGGCCGGAGCCGCGAGCGCCGCGCAAATGATCCACATGGATCATCGTTTTGCCGCGTACGCCACCGCGATCGCGGTGACCGTGACGTTCATCGCGGCGCAGATCGGAAGCTGGACGCCGCGCAGCATCAAGGCACTGTCCTCCGCCGCCTTTGCGCTCGTCATTCTCCAAGTGGCGCTCGGCGTCGGCGCGGTCGCAACGCGACTCGACCCCCTCGTGCGCGTCGCGCATGAGGCGAACGGCGCGTTGCTTGCCGGGTCGCTCGTGCTGCTGACGTACGGCGCTTTACGTAGGCCGGTGCTCGCATGAACACGATTCGCGACTATCTCGGCCTCACCAAGCCGAACGTGATGTCGCTGCTGTTGTTCACGACGTTCACCGCCATGATGATGGCGGTCGGCGGTTGGCCGACGATAGGTCTGGCGTTGTGGACGCTGCTCGGCGGCGCGCTGGCATCCGCCTCATCGGCGGCGATCAACATGTATTTCGATCGCGATATCGATGCGGTGATGAAGCGCACGATGAAGCGACCTATTCCCAGCGGCCGCATAGCCCCGCGAAATGCGCTCGTCTTCGGGATCATCCTCGGCATCTGCGCGTTTGTCGAACTCAGCGTGACCGTGAACATCCTCGCAGCAACTCTGTCGGCGATCGGTATCCTTTACTATGTCTTCGTCTATACGATGTGGCTCAAGCGCTCGACGCCGAATAATATCGTCATCGGCGGTGCGGCGGGCGCCATTCCGCCGGTCGTCGGGTGGGCAGCCGTGACCAATCATCTCGGCCTCACAGCGTTGCTCCTTTTCCTCATCGTCTTCGTCTGGACTCCGCCCCATTTCTGGGCGCTCGCGCTGATGAAGAAGGACGAGTACGCGCGCGTCGGGATTCCGATGCTGCCGTCGGTGCGCGGCGATGCCGAGACGAAGAAACAGATATTGCTCTATACCGCGGCGTTGACCGTCATCACGCTGATCCTTGTGCCGATGCACGTGATGGGGCTTCTGTATCTGGCCTGCGCCCTCGTATTGGACGCTATCTTTTTCGCCTTTGCCGTCTGGGTCGCGAGGACGGGGTCACGACAGAGCGAGGGCCTCATGTATCGCTTCTCGATGCTCTACCTCGCGCTGCTTTTCGTCGCGATGGCGGCGGACCGGTTCGGCCACGGACCAGGCCTTTAGATGAGCGACGCGGCCCGCGCCGCGACGCAGGCGCGCGCACCGCTCATGCGGCCGCTCCTCTTCGGCGTCTTCGCGCGGGCTCTGCCGCTGACGATGCTCGGTCCGCTTCTGCCGGGCATCGCGACATCGCTCGGAGCGACGCTTGCGCAAGTCGGCTGGATCGTCGCCACGTACGCGACCGGTTCTCTGATAGCCCAGCCGATCATGGGCCGTTTGGCGGACGAGCGCGGCAGAAAACGCATTTTCTTCGTGTGCATAGCGCTGTTCGGCGCGGGATCGCTCGCGAGCGCCCTTGCCACATCGCTTCCATTGCTGATCATCGGCCGCATCGTCCAGGCGCTCGGTGCGGGTGGAATCCAACCGGTTGCAACCGCGATCATCGCGAGCCGGCTCGAGCCGCAGCGCCAGGGCGGCGCGATCGGCGCGCTCTACGGCGCATTCGGACTCGGCACGATGGCCGGCGCGCTCTGCGGCGGCGGGCTCGTGGCCGCTGCGGTCGCCCTCGCACCGCGGACGACGGGTTGGATCTCGGATGACCTGCGCGGTTTTCCGTGGCACCTCGTCTTCTGGCTGAACGTGCTGCTCGCGATCGCTGCCGCCGCGCTGGCACGCTCCCTGCCGGGCGATCGCCCTCGCGCAGACCTCCGACCACGCGGTAACGACCCTTCCGGCATCGCGCTCATCGTCGCCATCGCCGCAGCATTGATGGTCGCCGCGACGAATCCCGACGGAATCGGGGCGTGGGGTATCGCCGCGACGATTGCGTTGGCCGCCTTGTTCGTCATCGTAGAGCGTCGCAGCCGCGCGCCGGTGATCGATCCGGCGCTCTTCGCTTCGCGCGGACCAGCACTCGTATATTGGATCGCGCTTGGCTTCGGCGTACCGAGCTTCACGCTGACCATCTATTCGGCCACATTCCTCATCATGCGCTATAACGCGTCGCCCGAACAGGCCGGCGTGGCGTTGTTTGCCCTGGCCGCCGCCTATGTGGCGAGCGCGATCGCCGGCGGAGCGCTGATATCGCGTGTGAATTTTCGCGCACTCCTGGTCTGCGCTGCGTGCGTCGTCGCGCTCGGCGTATTTTGGCTCGCGATCTCGACGTCGATGCTCATCGCGATCATCGCGATGGCTGTAGGAGGCATCGGTCTCGGTCTTGCATCCGCGCCGCCGAATGCGCTGCTCTTGCGTTATGTGAAACGCGATCGCGCGGGATCGGCGACCGGCGTTGCAAGCATGCTTGCGACGTCGGGAGCGATCACAGCACCGGCCCTCATCGGCACGTTCCTCGCGCACTGGAGGAGCGGCGACGCGATCGACGCGATGCGTGCGGCGCTTTATGCGTGCGCGATTGTCGCGGCACTCTGTGCGGCGCTTGCGGCGACACTGCCGGAGCCGGACGACGTCGAGGAAAGAACCGGCTCTCCGGACAACCGAAGCCGTGGCGTGGAATTTGTCCGAGGAATGCATCCTTAATGAATGTCCGTAACGGCGCGTTCTGTCTCGCCATCATGATCGCGTTTGGCGCTCCGGCGGTCGCGCGTCCGTTCGAGCTGACCGATATGCGCCGTGTTGTCGACATCTCCAATCCTGTTCTCTCTCCGAACGGCGCTCAGATCGCCGCCGTCGTCGCCCGCGTGAATTGGTCGCAGGACCGGCGGGACGACTCGCTCGTGCTGTTCGACGTGGCGAGCGGCGCGCAGCGCACGCTGACGCGCGATCGGGAAGGCGTTTCGTCACCGCTCTGGTCGCCATCCGGCGACCGGATCGCATTCATCGCGGATGACGCCGACGGCACGGCGCAGATCTACGCGATGCCGATGGCCGGCGGCGACGCCGTCCAAGTCACCAAGTCTCACGACGACGTCGAGCAGTTCGCGTGGCGTCCGGACGGCGCGCGCATCGCATTCGTCACGCGCGACGTGCCCGATAACGATTCGTCTACGACGCATCTCGATGCATTCGACGTCGGTGACAACGATTACATGATCAAATCGAGCTCGCCGCCGTCGCATCTTTGGCTGGCCGCCCCCGACGGCTCTTGGAGCAAGCGCCTGACGAGCGGCACCTGGAGCATCTCGTCGCTCGACGGCGGCGCGGGTTCGGGGTTCTCGTGGTCGCCGGATGGCCGGACGATCGCGATCACACGCCTTCCGAACGCTGTGTACGGCGATAGCGATCCCGCGACGGTGGCA belongs to Candidatus Eremiobacteraceae bacterium and includes:
- a CDS encoding MFS transporter, giving the protein MSDAARAATQARAPLMRPLLFGVFARALPLTMLGPLLPGIATSLGATLAQVGWIVATYATGSLIAQPIMGRLADERGRKRIFFVCIALFGAGSLASALATSLPLLIIGRIVQALGAGGIQPVATAIIASRLEPQRQGGAIGALYGAFGLGTMAGALCGGGLVAAAVALAPRTTGWISDDLRGFPWHLVFWLNVLLAIAAAALARSLPGDRPRADLRPRGNDPSGIALIVAIAAALMVAATNPDGIGAWGIAATIALAALFVIVERRSRAPVIDPALFASRGPALVYWIALGFGVPSFTLTIYSATFLIMRYNASPEQAGVALFALAAAYVASAIAGGALISRVNFRALLVCAACVVALGVFWLAISTSMLIAIIAMAVGGIGLGLASAPPNALLLRYVKRDRAGSATGVASMLATSGAITAPALIGTFLAHWRSGDAIDAMRAALYACAIVAALCAALAATLPEPDDVEERTGSPDNRSRGVEFVRGMHP
- a CDS encoding heme o synthase; its protein translation is MNTIRDYLGLTKPNVMSLLLFTTFTAMMMAVGGWPTIGLALWTLLGGALASASSAAINMYFDRDIDAVMKRTMKRPIPSGRIAPRNALVFGIILGICAFVELSVTVNILAATLSAIGILYYVFVYTMWLKRSTPNNIVIGGAAGAIPPVVGWAAVTNHLGLTALLLFLIVFVWTPPHFWALALMKKDEYARVGIPMLPSVRGDAETKKQILLYTAALTVITLILVPMHVMGLLYLACALVLDAIFFAFAVWVARTGSRQSEGLMYRFSMLYLALLFVAMAADRFGHGPGL